CTTTACTTCTTTCGCGGTTTCCATGGAAGCTGCCACCATGAAGTCGAATACTTCCGGATGCCTCGCCATCAGTTTGTTTTTCAGGATCATCAGCGTTTTCATCCGTTCGAAAATGTCCCGTTCGCTCAGGTCCAATTCATTAAAGAACTCTTCTACCATCACATCGGCAAAGTGGTTATAAAGGAATAGATAAAGTTCTTTCTTGTTTTTAAAATAGTGGAAAAGCAGCCCTTTCGAGATACCTGCTGATTTGACAATTTCATTCGTGGATGCATTTTCGTATCCCTTAAGGGCAAACTCCTTTAGAGCGGCGTTCAGGATTCGTTCTTGCTTTTCAGGATTCAAGCTTAAAAATTTTGAAGACATAACGCCCTCCCCTTAATTCCTATTGACCACATCGGTCAATTACATTGTATTCCTCATTGACCACCCTGGTCAACACAATTCTATCTAAAATTTTCGACAAAAAAGCTGCCCAATCGAATGATCAGGCAGCCCTTCATCTTAATCTTTTTTACGAATAACAGCTCTGACAGGACTGCCGTCCGCCTGTTCCAGCGGCAGGGGCAGAGCAGCGAGCTCGTATTCTCCTGGTTCAGTTTTATCAAGTACCAGTCCTTCAAGGATATGAATGCCCTGGTTGTTCAATTCATGATGGGCACTCAGTTCCTTGCTATCCAATGGATCGACCGATGGCAAATCAAGGCCAAGCAATTGTACTCCTTGCTCAGCAAGATAAGCAGCCAATTCAGGCTCGATATACGGAATTGATTCCGGGAACACAGTCTTATCCTGCCACGCGTCCGTACGGATCAACAAACGCTTAACCCCCTGCAAATCCAAAGATTCTACTTCCTTAACTCCGATACTGGCTGGGTTTTGCAAATGGATGACCTTTGCAGGGCCGATATAAAGGTTAAAGTCGAGATCGATCACTTTTTTTCCATCGTTTTCAAAATGGAAAGGCGCATCGATATGTGTGCCGGTATGCGTGCTCATCGTCACCTGTCCGACATTCACAGAGCCGCTTTCTTCCATTCCCCAGCTCACTTCATAATGAAATGGAGTGTCGCCCGGCCAAACAGGAATTTTATCATGTAAAACCTGCGAAATATCAATCCAATTTCCCATACTGTTTCCTTCTTTCTTATTATAGCTTCGTCCTCAGGCTCCATAGCTCAGGGAAAAATCGGTGGTCTACGACCTTTTTCAGATAGGATACACCGGCAGAACCGCCTGTTCCGATTTTGTGGCCGATAATCCGTTCAACAGTACTCATATGGTTAAAACGCCAGAGCTGCTGCTGGCTGCCGATATCGACAAGCTTCTCCGCAAGCTCATATAAATCCCAATATTGATCGACGTTACGGTACACCTCGAGCCATGCTTCCTCGACACTGGCATTTGGTTCGTACGGTGCGGACCAATCACGATTTAAGGCTGCATCATCTATCGGCAAGCCGCGCATCGCCAGCGCACTGATTGCCGCATCGTAAATCGACCGTTCATGCAGCGCCTCCTCCATCTTTTTAAACAGGTCGGCATCGTGCTTGTAAACAGATAGAACATGAGACTGCTTTTGCCCCAAAGCAAATTCAATCAAACGGTTCTGATAGGATTGAAAACCTGATGAATGTCCAAGCTTGTCACGGAATTCCATATATTCAGCCGGAGTCAGCGTCGAAAGTACACTCCACGACTGGATCAGCTGCTGCTGGATTCTCGACACCCTGGAAAGCATCTTGAAGGATGGCTCCAGGTCATTTTTGCGAATGCAGTCAATCGCCGCGCTCACTTCATGCAGAATCAGCTTCATCCATAGCTCGCTAGCCTGGTGGATGATGATGAATAGCATTTCATCATGGTGATCGGACAAGCGGTGCTGGCTCGTTAAGATGTTATCCAACTGCAGATAACTGCCATAAGAAAGCTCTTTTGAAAAATCGGTATGGATTTGATGTGTTTTTTGTTCTTCCTTCATTTCCGGACTCCTCCCCTACGCCACAACTCCGCGCTCATTGCTGAATTTCTCATATAATTTATTATTCATGATCTCTTTTAAAATCTGGACAGCATTCCAGACGTCAGTGTATGAAGTATATAGAGCCACAGGTGCCAGTCGGACGATGTTCGGAGCGCGGAAATCAGGGATGATTCCTTTTTCCTTCAAAGCCTTGCAAATCCTTGCCGCTTCTTTGTGCTCAAGACTGACATGGCCGCCACGTTTAAAATCTTCAACAGGACTGCCGATTTTAAAACCGGCGTCGCCAAGTTCATGTTCAATCAGGTCCATTAAATAACGGTTGATCTTCAATGATTTTTCACGGATATTCTGAATTCCAGCCTCCGCGAACATTTCCAATGAGCCAAGTAAAGGTGCAAGGCTCAGCACATGTGGTGTACCAATCTGGTAGGCACCAGCAGTCTCTGCAGATATTAACACATGCTCCATATCAAATTGTTTGTCCTTCCTTGAACCGAACCAGCCGGCAAGACCAGGCTTCGTGCCAAAATGCTTCGAGTTCACATAAAGACCTGCTACCGCTCCTGGCCCGCCATTCAAATGCTTATAATTGCACCAGTAGGCAAAGTCGACACCCCAATCAGAGAAAGAATGCGGTATAGCACCAATTGAATGGCAGCCATCGAAACCAATCAGGATTCCACGCTGGTGAGCCGCCCTTGTCAACCGCTCCATATCAAGGATTTGTCCACTGCGGTACAGCACAGTCGGCAGCACGACAAGCGCAATTTCTTCCGTCATCGCCTCAATGATATCGTCCTCATCCAAGAACCTGCTATCCCTGCTTTTCACCCTGATCAAATGCGTATCTGGATCATAGCCATGAATTCGCAGCTGGCTTTGAAGCGCATAGATATCCGACGGGAAATTCAATTCATCGGCAAGTATTTTTGTCCTCTTTCCCTCAGGCTTATAAAAGGTAGCCACAAGCTGATGCAGATTGACTGTTGTGGATCCGCTTACAATAACCTCTTCAGGAGCAGCACCAACAAGTGAAGCAGTCAATTCTCCTAGTTTTTCAGATAAATAGAACCACGGATGGTTACCATCCATCCAGCCATCGATGCCAAGCTCGCGCCAGTCGGCCAATGATTCAAGCAAAGTTTGCTCAGCCCGTTTTGAAAGAAGGCCAAGCGAGTTTCCATCAAGGTAGATTGAATCAGGTTTCAGGTAAAATTCATCCCGGTAACGGACTAATATATCTTCGCGGTCAAGCTGTGCGGCAAATTCCGCATCAGGCTGAAAAGAATAAGGCTTCATCATCATCTCTCCCATTCCATTTGCAACTAGAGAAATCGTAACAAAGAACAGAAGCAAGCGTCAACAAAAGGTCTGATAATTCTAAAAAGAAAAAACAGCCCCCATAGAGGCTGCTTAAGCAAAACGATAATAAATCAACACAAAGGTCGATAGGACGAAAATGAAGTTCAAAAATATAAAGATAAATTGGTCCACTCTTGTTTTGTGCATTTTAATTGGCGGATTATAGAAGGAAACCCCTTCGATGATGAAGATGATCAGGACAATATGAATCATGAAATGGCCGATGATCTCGGTAAAACCGAATAACATTGTCGTTAAAATAAAAATCGTTGTGACAAAGAAACCCAGCACTCGATTCAGGATCCCGGCAACCAGCAAGTAGCCGACTACGAATTCTACAAAAGCGGCCATTACGATAAAAGCTGCTGGTTCAAAGCCGAAAGTGGGCACCTGATGGTTTGCGACAATATCCAGCGACATCGTTGGGTATACCCATTTTTCAACGGCGACCCAGCATAATGAAAGTCCTGTTCCCAAATATAAGAATGGGAAGCCAACGTTTTCAAGCTTAGTGCTGCCGACAAACAGCACGCCGATGATAGCCACATAAAAACCGTAATCAAGCATATAAAAAATACCATGCTTTACAGTGACCATGATGAATAAGACCAGTAAAATGGATGCCCCTAATTTTGTTGCGATATGGTGCGGAACAAGGAGCAGGCCAATCGTGATCCACGCTAAAACCGTCATCAAGGTGTTGTCCAACAGAAACTCCGGTGCAAACAATGTACCGTTTGTGACCTGGATAATCAATGCGACTGCTGTTCCGTATTTCAATAAATATCTGGAATATTTCCGGTAGCCTGAAAGGTAATCATCCCACTTTTTGACTAGCGGCATTTGAGCCATTTTTGGAATAATTATAGTCAATGAAGCGAGAACAACTGCCGCCAATAAGGCAAGGCCAATAAATAACGGCGATAATATATTTTCAATACTTTCTTTCTTCGGCGCAACTTCAGTAAACCACTTTACGTGTGCATTTGTATATAAAGGGGTCAGAATAAGTCCTAATCCAATGATGATTTGCATCAGTTTTTTCACTATAAAACCTCCTGGCAATATAAACACTATCTAGATAGTAATAATACAACTGAATCATAAGATATTAGCAGCTGAGTTATGAACATTATGTGAATAATTTCACAAAACTGACTTTAAATAGTTTTACTTAACAAAGTTTGCCCTGTCACCAAGCTAGTATGCTTTTTCAATCAAGTATTAATGGGTATATTGGTGATAAGGAACTAAGGATGGTGAGAAAAACCTTGAGACGTTTATTTCAACTTTTAATTTTAGGGACTCTGCTTTACTTTGCATGGCCATTTTTAACGAATGAAAAAGATCTTCAAAATTTAAATTCTGAAATAGATAAGTTAAAAGAAAATCCCGAACTCAGCAAAGCAATGGAAACGGTGAACAGCGGGATAAATCAGCTGATATGGCAGCTAAATGAGAAAAAGGAAGAATTGACTCAGGATGAGCAAAACCTTTTGCCCAAAGTGGCTAAGCCCGAGCTGGAAACGCCTTCTGAGAAAACATTCACCTTCCATAATATTGGCATTGGCGATACAAAGGGTGAAGTAGAAAAACAGCTTGGCGCCCCTAAACGGGTTTCCATGAATGAGTATGGAACTGAGTGGCATGCTTATCATGAGAATTTCCAAAACTTCATCATGATTTCCTACAGTAAAGAAGGCGCAGTCAATGCCCTGTACACAAACCAGGATTTGATTGCTGCTAAAAACGGCATCAAGTATGGATCTCCAAAAGAAGAAATCCGTCAGACGCTTGGTGAGCCGCTCAGCGAGATCAGGAAAGGACTTGTCTATTACCAGTTCCAAAAGGACCAGGATTATGATGTCTATAATATGGATGACAGCTATGTGACGATTTTTTATGATAAACATCAAAACAATACCGTAACAGCAATCCAGATGGTCAGCGAAAAACTCGAGCAAAGCAAGGCGGGCTTTTATACGGAGGCAAGTGAGGCTCTGAAGGATGGATTTGAATATCAGCTGTTTGACCTGACCAATGCTTCAAGGTTGATGCACGGTCTTGGCATTCTTACCTGGGATGATGAGGTGAGGATCACTGCCAGAAAGCACAGCGCCGATATGGCGGAAAACTCATATTTCAGCCACACGAATCCCGAAGGCCAGTCGCCTTTTGACAGGATGGCTGAGGATGATATCGCGTTTTCGGTCGCAGGGGAGAATCTTGCGTATGGACAATTCAGCAGCATCTTTGCCCACGAAGGATTGATGAACTCGCTCGGCCACCGTGAAAATATCCTGAAATCCGACTTTAAATTGCTCGGTGTCGGCGTCGCATTCGGCCCGAAGCATGAGCCTTATTTTACAGAGAATTTTTATAGCAAGAGGAAGTTTTAAACCGATTCAC
This window of the Mesobacillus jeotgali genome carries:
- the kynU gene encoding kynureninase — protein: MKPYSFQPDAEFAAQLDREDILVRYRDEFYLKPDSIYLDGNSLGLLSKRAEQTLLESLADWRELGIDGWMDGNHPWFYLSEKLGELTASLVGAAPEEVIVSGSTTVNLHQLVATFYKPEGKRTKILADELNFPSDIYALQSQLRIHGYDPDTHLIRVKSRDSRFLDEDDIIEAMTEEIALVVLPTVLYRSGQILDMERLTRAAHQRGILIGFDGCHSIGAIPHSFSDWGVDFAYWCNYKHLNGGPGAVAGLYVNSKHFGTKPGLAGWFGSRKDKQFDMEHVLISAETAGAYQIGTPHVLSLAPLLGSLEMFAEAGIQNIREKSLKINRYLMDLIEHELGDAGFKIGSPVEDFKRGGHVSLEHKEAARICKALKEKGIIPDFRAPNIVRLAPVALYTSYTDVWNAVQILKEIMNNKLYEKFSNERGVVA
- the kynA gene encoding tryptophan 2,3-dioxygenase, with the translated sequence MKEEQKTHQIHTDFSKELSYGSYLQLDNILTSQHRLSDHHDEMLFIIIHQASELWMKLILHEVSAAIDCIRKNDLEPSFKMLSRVSRIQQQLIQSWSVLSTLTPAEYMEFRDKLGHSSGFQSYQNRLIEFALGQKQSHVLSVYKHDADLFKKMEEALHERSIYDAAISALAMRGLPIDDAALNRDWSAPYEPNASVEEAWLEVYRNVDQYWDLYELAEKLVDIGSQQQLWRFNHMSTVERIIGHKIGTGGSAGVSYLKKVVDHRFFPELWSLRTKL
- the kynB gene encoding arylformamidase yields the protein MGNWIDISQVLHDKIPVWPGDTPFHYEVSWGMEESGSVNVGQVTMSTHTGTHIDAPFHFENDGKKVIDLDFNLYIGPAKVIHLQNPASIGVKEVESLDLQGVKRLLIRTDAWQDKTVFPESIPYIEPELAAYLAEQGVQLLGLDLPSVDPLDSKELSAHHELNNQGIHILEGLVLDKTEPGEYELAALPLPLEQADGSPVRAVIRKKD
- a CDS encoding CAP domain-containing protein, translated to MRRLFQLLILGTLLYFAWPFLTNEKDLQNLNSEIDKLKENPELSKAMETVNSGINQLIWQLNEKKEELTQDEQNLLPKVAKPELETPSEKTFTFHNIGIGDTKGEVEKQLGAPKRVSMNEYGTEWHAYHENFQNFIMISYSKEGAVNALYTNQDLIAAKNGIKYGSPKEEIRQTLGEPLSEIRKGLVYYQFQKDQDYDVYNMDDSYVTIFYDKHQNNTVTAIQMVSEKLEQSKAGFYTEASEALKDGFEYQLFDLTNASRLMHGLGILTWDDEVRITARKHSADMAENSYFSHTNPEGQSPFDRMAEDDIAFSVAGENLAYGQFSSIFAHEGLMNSLGHRENILKSDFKLLGVGVAFGPKHEPYFTENFYSKRKF
- a CDS encoding TetR/AcrR family transcriptional regulator encodes the protein MSSKFLSLNPEKQERILNAALKEFALKGYENASTNEIVKSAGISKGLLFHYFKNKKELYLFLYNHFADVMVEEFFNELDLSERDIFERMKTLMILKNKLMARHPEVFDFMVAASMETAKEVKEILDNTKTELIQASYSRLFENIDITRFRDGVDIQRAINIIMWTLQGFSNQELEKAKKLNQPHHDFDEAFKEVEVYIEMMKKAFYKTV